The proteins below come from a single Oxyura jamaicensis isolate SHBP4307 breed ruddy duck chromosome 1, BPBGC_Ojam_1.0, whole genome shotgun sequence genomic window:
- the TMEM121B gene encoding transmembrane protein 121B — MFVVMPLPTLRGLVRRRPAPPAPRPPLLHGPPGGRGAGGRGAGGPPRGGDFAYAHLAWLIYSIAFTPKAALILGTSILELIELRLPLGTTGFRITLALSAPLLYCLLRAIGTEGSGQLLLPPQPPPQHRAAAAFLATCLDLLDSFSLLELVLQPGRPAPLPAPLRYLLIAVYFLCLASPVLWLYELSAARPPGAARLALHLLLPAGLLDAPLLALRCLLLLRYQQPLSLFMLKNLFFLACRGLEALETCCLLRPAAAPTPAKYGAPAMPPAAAAPLAHGLSDADVGPHGYVNALAVTAQG; from the coding sequence CTGCTGCACGGCCCCCccggcggccgcggggccggggggcgcggggccgggggccctCCCCGCGGCGGAGACTTCGCCTACGCGCACCTGGCCTGGCTCATCTACTCCATCGCCTTCACGCCCAAGGCGGCGCTGATCCTGGGCACCTCCATCCTGGAGCTGATAGAGCTGCGCCTGCCGCTGGGCACCACCGGCTTCCGCATCACCCTGGCGCTCTCCGCGCCGCTGCTCTACTGCCTGCTGCGGGCCATCGGCACCGAGGGCTccgggcagctgctgctgcccccgcagccgccgccgcagcaccgcgccgccgccgccttcctCGCCACCTGCCTCGACCTCCTCGACAGCTTCTCCCTGCTcgagctggtgctgcagcccgGCCGCCCGgcgccgctgcccgccccgctGCGCTACCTCCTCATCGCCGTCTATTTCCTCTGCTTGGCCTCGCCGGTGCTGTGGCTCTACGAGCTCAGCGCCGCCCGGCCGCCCGGAGCCGCCCGCCTCGccctgcacctgctgctgcccgcCGGGCTGCTGGACGCCCCGCTGCTGGCCCtgcgctgcctcctgctcctgcgcTACCAGCAGCCGCTCTCCCTCTTCATGCTCAAGAACCTCTTCTTCCTCGCCTGCCGCGGCCTCGAGGCGCTGGAGACCTGCTGCCTCCTgcggcccgccgccgccccaACGCCCGCCAAGTACGGAGCCCCGGCCATGccccccgctgctgccgccccACTGGCCCACGGACTGTCAGACGCCGACGTGGGTCCCCACGGATACGTCAATGCCCTGGCGGTCACTGCCCAGGGCTGA
- the IL17RA gene encoding interleukin-17 receptor A — protein MSNISVCFFPQQDLNCLVENSTCIERSWLQNQTWTPSAPSSLHVSSEVFRQMDGELLPVLRIEWKVATDASIRYLRGAELAVMQVSSNQQICAQFEFQNKLPLQVRPDGGRWNFTFNRFEVEPGQTYQVTVYHLPKLSVDGDYNCKSMSLTMPDCNDSLMKRTTPCIKTGSLWEPRIQAKSLDDTTLLVSFNPWMESTRYQIHVTSFLNEKKCKMITREVTEGELQSQKNVTIKMEKNLRACCNYEVQIQPFFANCGTDCLRHSTFIPCSPAPSTDPSDDMIIWLYWCITGICVLLVGSVITGVICMTKKRAGHQRGKCSHHDLQTVPSTDLPLPPLKPRKVWIVYSADHLLYVDVVLKFAEFLMTVCGTAVALDLLEDHQISELGPLPWLTRQKKEMEDLSSKIIILCSRGTQAKWQAMLGSVPVCLKQDQQKPMGDLFTPALNLILPDFKKPACFGMYIVCYFDGISSEKDIPDLFNVTSRYQLMDKFEDVYFRIQDLEKFEPGRIHRIQEITAENYIDTPSGRKLKEAVQKFRNWQMEHPNWFEAESICLDNEEELQSLNRESQVDSSLSEPGGIVKQQLHLREPDPNCCYVVNLHMNEGESRGCKLQPQLNVCGDPASQMMVIPMDEAPQVQVVEPVSSMEDKNILGHHVLSNEDCMEGVPLLEASFPMRNNVILHDDCEVPARDDQSHADLSGELGHRLNGLMYSFYQQNVIPSDPSFCQEEADKHHQLVFDDQCKDQRQSVQSDQGYISRCSPLPPDDLVEEEDEEEEEEDQENQVAFHELSSEVLNSLKSLQQQLFFQDIQRSSEWGYPAELIDMSQSSEGC, from the exons ATgagtaatatttctgtttgtttttttccccaacaggACTTAAACTGCCTCGTAGAAAATA GTACCTGCATAGAGAGAAGCTGGCTGCAGAATCAGACCTGGACACCTTCTGCCCCCAGCAGTCTTCACGTCTCCTCTGAAGTTTTCCGTCAGATGGATGGAGAGCTGCTCCCCGTGCTTCGGATAGAGTGGAAAGTGGCCACCGACG ctaGCATCCGGTACCTCCgaggggcagagctggctgtgaTGCAAGTGAGCAGCAATCAACAGATCTGCGCCCAGTTTGAGTTTCAGAACAAATTGCCACTTCAGGTCCGTCCGGATGGAGGCCGG tggaatttCACTTTTAACCGTTTTGAGGTGGAACCTGGCCAAACATATCAAGTGACTGTCTACCACCTGCCCAAATTGAGCGTAGATGGAGACTACAATTGCAAGTCCATGTCTCTCACAATGCCTG ACTGCAATGACTCTCTGATGAAAAGAACCACCCCGTGTATAAAGACAG GCAGCCTGTGGGAGCCCAGGATCCAAGCTAAAAGTCTCGATGATACGACTCTGCTTGTGAGCTTTAACCCATGGATGGAGTCAACACGATACCAAATTCATGTGACCAGTTTCCTGaatgagaagaaatgtaaaatgatcACACGTGAAGTCACAGAG GGTGAACTACAATCACAAAAGAATGTCACAATCAAAATGGAGAAGAACTTAAGAGCTTGCTGCAACTACGAAGTACAG ATTCAGCCGTTCTTTGCAAATTGTGGCACAGACTGCCTGAGACACTCTACTTTCATCCCATGTTCACCAGCTCCAA GTACAGACCCATCAG ATGATATGATTATATGGCTCTACTGGTGTATCACTGGGATCTGTGTATTACTGGTGGGATCAGTCATAACAGGAGTCATTTGTATGACCAAAAAGCGAGCAG gACACCAGCGAGGGAAATGCAGCCACCATGATTTGCAAACCG TACCATCTACCGACCTTCCTCTGCCACCCCTAAAGCCTCGAAAGGTTTGGATTGTGTACTCTGCCGATCACCTGCTGTACGTGGATGTGGTGCTGAAGTTTGCAGAGTTTCTGATGACTGTCTGTGGCACTGCTGTAGCCTTAGACCTGCTAGAAGACCATCAGATCTCAGAGTTGGGGCCGTTACCCTGGCTCACTCgacagaagaaggaaatggaagacCTATCTTCAAAGATCATCATCTTATGCTCACGAGGCACCCAGGCCAAATGGCAGGCCATGCTTGGGAGCGTGCCTGTTTGTCTCAAGCAAGATCAGCAAAAGCCAATGGGAGATCTGTTCACCCCTGCCTTGAATTTAATCTTGCCAGATTTCAAGAAGCCAGCCTGTTTTGGAATGTATATAGTCTGCTATTTCGATGGGATAAGTAGTGAGAAGGATATACCTGATCTGTTCAACGTCACATCCAGGTACCAACTGATGGACAAGTTTGAGGACGTTTATTTTCGGATTCAGGACTTGGAGAAATTTGAGCCTGGGCGCATTCATAGAATCCAAGAAATCACAGCTGAAAACTACATTGATACCCCTAGTGGGAGGAAATTGAAAGAAGCGGTACAAAAATTCAGGAACTGGCAGATGGAGCACCCAAACTGGTTTGAGGCTGAAAGCATCTGCCTGGATAATGAAGAAGAGTTGCAGTCCCTAAACAGAGAGAGCCAGGTGGATTCATCGCTAAGCGAACCAGGTGGAATTGTGAAACAGCAGTTGCACCTACGGGAGCCTGACCCTAACTGCTGTTATGTCGTCAACCTCCACATGAACGAAGGTGAGAGCAGGGGCTGTAAACTACAGCCTCAGCTTAATGTGTGTGGAGATCCAGCTTCTCAGATGATGGTCATTCCTATGGATGAGGCCCCTCAAGTTCAGGTAGTGGAGCCTGTCTCTTCCatggaagataaaaatatacttgGTCATCATGTGCTGAGTAACGAGGACTGCATGGAAGGAGTTCCTCTTCTGGAGGCAAGTTTTCCAATGAGGAATAATGTCATCCTCCATGATGACTGTGAAGTTCCAGCAAGAGATGACCAGAGTCATGCAGACCTCTCAGGTGAACTGGGGCACCGTCTGAATGGACTCATGTACTCCTTTTATCAGCAGAATGTCATTCCTTCAGATCCATCTTTCTGCCAAGAGGAGGCTGACAAGCACCACCAGTTGGTCTTTGATGACCAGTGCAAAGACCAAAGACAGTCAGTCCAGTCAGACCAGGGCTACATCTCTAGATGTTCTCCTTTGCCTCCCGATGACCttgtggaggaggaggatgaggaggaggaagaggaagatcaGGAAAACCAGGTGGCCTTTCATGAACTCTCTTCGGAGGTCTTGAACAGTCTAAagagcctccagcagcagctttttttccaGGACATTCAGCGGAGCTCTGAGTGGGGTTATCCAGCTGAGCTGATAGACATGAGCCAGTCTTCAGAGGGCTGTTAG